The following nucleotide sequence is from uncultured Draconibacterium sp..
AAAATTCTTCAAACCAATGATAAACGTGTAGCTCCCGGCGATTCGTGTTATAAGGTTTTGTTTAACAAGGATAAACCCTGTGAAAGCAAATGCGATAAATGTCTTTGTCAGCAAACCCATACATTCAACGACAGGTCATCATTTAATATCTCAAGTATAACGGACGGAGAGAAAAAATATTATCGGGTAAGAAGTAGCCTTATAAACGAGCAGACAGTTTTGGTTACGCTGGATGACGAAACTGAATTTCTGAAAAAGAAAGAAGTCTTTGAGTTTAACGCCAAAAGACTGGAGCGTGCCGAACAATTGGTGCAGTTTGGCTATTGGGAGTATGACCTGAAAAAAAGAAGGTATACTACTTCGCTTGGCGGGCAGTTGATTTATGGTATTAAAACAAATCGAGTGTCGTTTAATGAGGTGCAGGCCTTTAATCTTGAAGAAGATAAGGCCTTGTTTAAGCGAACCTTTATTGACATGACGGAAAACAAGAAGGGCTTCGACATAAAATATAAAATAAAAAGACTGAGTGATGGCGAAATAAGAACGTTGCGGGCAATAGGAAATTTAAACAGCAACGAAACCCTTGCTTTTGGCATTGTTCACGATATAACCGAGAAAGAAAAAATTCAACAAATAAGAAAGGAACACCAGGAATATGTGACATTGTTATTTGAAAATATGAGTAGTGCTTTTGCACAACACCGTATTGTAACCAACGATGAAGGAGAGTGTGTTGATGCCATAATTATGGATGTGAATCCGTTTTACGAAGAATTTTTTAATCTGCGTAAAGAGGACGTTAAGAACCGCTCTATCAGAGAGGTATTTCCACACGTTGAAGAAGAGTGGATGGAACGCTTTGCCAATGTAGCCTTTACCGGAGTGCCCGGAAATTTTACCGAATATATACCGTGGGTAGATAAGTACGTTGAAGTGGCGGTTTATGCCCCGCAAAAGGGTTATTTTGTTACCAGCATAAACGATGTTAGCCAGCGTGTAAAATCAGAAAAAGAACTGAAAGTGGCCAAGGAAAAAGCGGTGGAGAGCGACCGCCTGAAAACACTTTTTCTTACCAATATGAGTCACGAAATAAGAACACCGCTTAATGGTATTCTTGGTTTTTCGAACCTGCTTAGCCAGCCGGGGCTTACCAATGAAAATCGTTTGTATTACGGAAAAATTATCGAGAACTCGGGCAAACGGTTAATGACGATCATCGACGATATTATTGATGTTTCGATGATTCAGTCGGATCAAATTGTAATAAACTACCGCGCCTTTGATGTGAACGAATTGTTGCTCGAAATTTATACGACGCACCGCAAACTAAATGACACAAAACTGAAACGTATAAAGTTCAATTTTAAATCGACGAATGTTTCATCATTAATTTATTCCGACCGGGCGAAGATTTACCAGGTGCTCAATAATCTGCTCGATAATGCTTTTAAGTTTACGCAGCACGGAAAGATTAATTTTGGAGTTGCATCAATTACCAACGAGCAGGTAACATTTTTTGTAAAAGATACCGGGGTAGGAATTAAGAAAGAAAAACAACAGTATATTTTCGATTCATTCCGTCAGGCCGAAGAAGGACAAGCACGTGCATACGAAGGTTTTGGACTGGGGCTGGCAATTGTTTCGGGTATTGTTGAGAAACTGAATGGTACAGTTGAGTTAAACTCAGAATACGGGAATGGAGCAGAGTTTAAAGTCATTCTTCCACGCAACAATCAGAAAATCGCTACCGAGAGAAGCATTGAAAATCGGTCGCAACATGTTGCAGAGAAGCAGGTTATAAACCGGAAGCGAGTGGTTTCGTTTGAAGACGAACCAGTGAGTATTAACTTGCTGCGTACCATTGTGGAACGCAAAGGATACGATATTGTAAACTTTGAAGATGCTGGCGAAGGGATAGAATATATCCGCCGTCACTCGGCTGATTTGGTACTGATGGATGTGCGTTTACCCAAAATGAACGGGTACGATGCAACACGCATTATAAAACAGGAATTTCCTGAAATACCGGTGGTAATACAAACAGCATTTGCCATGCTTGAAGACCGAAAAACAGCCTTCGAAGCAGGGTGCGACGACTTAATTGCAAAGCCCTACACGGTTGATACTATAAACCAGAAACTAAACAAATACCTGGTGCCCGACGATTAATTTTCGTTCTTTGGTGCCGGTCCCCGCTTGTCTTTAAAGCCTTGCTTACGTTTTCGGTTGGGATTATTGTTTCTCCGTTTGTTTGGCTTTCTGTTGTTTTCGTTGCCGTTGTTTTCCGAAGCACTTTGTTTGTTCTGCGGATTGTTATTCCGGTTCTCGAAATTCCGGCCTCCCTTTTTGATGCGCCTTTTTTTGTTGCGCGGTGGCTTTTTGTTGTCGAAACGGTCAAGGCTTTCATTCAGAGTGACCTCCATTTTGTTTTGCTCTTTTGGTTGCGAGCTCAAGGTATGAACTTCGGGTTTTATTCCCCGTTTATTTTTCTGAATGATGTCGCGAACCTGTTTCAGCGAGAGGTTGAATGTAGTTCCCATGCTGCCTTCCAATCCGTACCAGATCTCTTTTTTCAGGTAATCCGTTTTGAATGGTTTTGCAATTCCGGAGTGCAACTCCAAATCAAGCAGTTCGCGCGGAAATTCGTTTCCGGCTTCTATATATGCATCTAATTCGTAAAGTAAACAGCATTTTAGTTTTCCACAGGCACCGGCCATTTTTTGTGCCGATGGTGATAGGCCTTGTTTTAATGCCGCTTCCGATGAGATACTTGAAAAATCGGTTCGCCAGCTCGAGCAGCACAATTCGCGACCGCATGAGCCAATTCCTCCAATTAAACCGGCTTCCTGGCGGGCACCAATTTGTTTCATCTCAATTTTAATGCGGAATTCGCGGGCATAAACTTTTATCAGTTCCCTAAAGTCAACACGTCCTTCTGCCAGGTAATAAAAAATTGCTTTTTTATTGTCGCCTCTGAATTCTACATCACCAATTTTCATCGCCAAGCCCAAATCGTTAGCAATCTGGCGCGCCTGAATCATGGTTTCCTTTTCGCGATTGCGGGCCATCTTCAGTGTTTCCAAATCATTTTCCGAGGCCTTGCGGTAAACCGTGTTTAAGGTGTAGCGCGATGGATTTTTAATCCGGAGTTTAAATTGTTTTTCAGCCAGGTAACCGGTTAAGGTAACCTCGCCAACGTCGTGCCCCGGCGAAGTGGCAACAACTATTCTGTCGCCACGTTTTAGTGGTATATTTTCAATATTCTTGAAATATTCTTTGCGGGTTGACTTAAATTTTACTTCAACAATGTCTGATTTATCAGTAGTGTCTGGCAAATCGCTTAGCCAGTCGTATCCTTGTGTTATACTATTTGTTGAATTATTGAACGAACATCCATTACAACTCATATAATCCTCTCTGCTTTCTGTCTGAGGTGCCGCCATTCTTTTGCTAACGTGCTTCAAGATTGGTTCACACCCTAAATAAATAATTCGGTGCAAAGATTGGAAAAAGAATTGAATTTTCTAATCTGGAACAAGTCTAAATTAAAATTTTGCATTTTATTTATGTCGGAAATAAGCTTTTTTGTTCCTTTATTGAAAATTAAATAAAGGCGAAAAACATTCATGAATCAGATAAAGCGGCTTTTAGTTGTAGTATTTGTGGCCCTTGCATTTAACGGGCTTGCTTTTCAACTTTCAGATCAGGCAAAGGTTAGTATCATTACCTGTAGCCCGGGTAACGAAATGTACTCGGTTTATGGTCACTCGGCCATTCGTGTGAACGATCCGCGACTGAATTACGACGTGGCTTTTAACTATGGGATTTTTGATTTTAGCAGCCCTAATTTTTTGTATCGCTTTTGTGCCGGACAAACCGATTACCTGCTTGGTGCTTATCGTTTTGATATTTTTTTAAATGAATACCGACACGATAAACGCAGTGTTTTTGAACAGGAACTCAACCTGACAGCGAAAGAAAAACAAGCGGTTGTTGATTTTTTAGTTTGGAATGCCCAGCCTGAAAACAGGGTGTATCGCTATAATTTTTTCTTTGATAACTGTGCAACCCGGGTGCGCGATGTTATTGCCGATAATGTAGACGGAGGAATCACTTATGCGGATAGTGCCAGTCATAAAACCCTGCGAACCCTGATTAAAGATTACCATGGAAAGTTATTGTGGCTGAATTTTGGTATCGATTTTTTGGTAAGTGCCGATTCCGACCGTGAAGCTACTTTGGAAGAAGAAATGTTTTTGCCCGATTACGTGATGCAGCATTTTTCAACGGCAAAAAGAAATGATAACGGACAGAATATTGCACAACCGGTTCAGGTGCTTTACCAGGCTCCTGAGCAAACGCAGGGGCCGACATGGCTTTGGGGGCCAATGGTCGTTTTTTCGTTGTTATTGATTGTGGTAGCTTATCTCACCTGGAAACAGTTTAAGAATGGAGAAATGAAGCCTGCGCTTGATTTTATACTTTACGGCATAAACGGTTTGGGTGGTTTGTTGCTCACGTGGTTTACCCTTTATTCCGAGCATCCGGCAATGAGCCCAAATTATAACCTGATGTGGCTGGTGCCGGTGAGTTTATTGTATGTAATTGTTTCCTTACGAAAGAAGTGGCGTCCGGCGCTGCGTCATTATCACCTTATTTTTGCTGCGTGGATGATCGTATTTTTTGTTTCTGCACCCTTTCTTCCACAAAAACTTCATCCGGTGTTTTTCATTATGGCAGCTACATTTTTTATTCGGGCATTGGCGCATTCGCTGCTAATTCTGAAGTCATTAAAAGCCGCTCGCAAATAATCTGAGTATTCGTAATTACATAGAGTATTCTTTGCATCGTATTTCAAGGAGGTGATATATTTTTTCCTTTTTCCTTGATGCACCCCGTGAATTGTTGAAAAGTTTGGATGAACAAATTTGTCACGGATTTCTTCCATGCATTGAAACAATTATCTTTGCTCAACGATGGCAAAAAAGGAAAAGAAATATGTAGAAACTCCGCTGATGAAGCAATATTATTCCATCAAGGATAAACATCCTGATGCGGTTTTGCTTTTTCGTGTGGGCGATTTTTACGAAACATTTGGAGAGGATGCCATAAAAGCGGCAGAAATTCTGGGAATAACGTTAACACGCCGGGCAAACGGAGCTGCCAGTTATGTGGAGTTGGCAGGTTTTCCACATCATGCGCTCGACACTTATTTGCCGAAACTGGTACGGGCCGGACAGCGTGTAGCAATTTGCGAGCAGCTGGAAGATCCGAAAATGACCAAGAAGATCGTGAAACGCGGGATTACCGAGTTGGTAACGCCGGGTGTTTCCATCAACGATAATATTCTCGAGAACCGTGAAAATAACTTTCTCGCATCGGTGCATTTCGATAAAAAACGGGCAGGTATTGCCTTCCTCGATATTTCAACGGGTGAGTTTTTAGCCGCTGAAGGAAGTTTTGAGTACATCGACAAATTATTGAATTCGTTTCAGCCAAAAGAGGTGTTGTTTCAACGCGGAAGAGGGAAGGAATTTAATGAGTTGTTCGGAACAAAATTCTACACCTTTAACCTGGAAGACTGGGTGTACACCGACGATGCGGCAAACGACCGCCTGACAAGGCATTTCGAAACCAGTTCGTTAAAAGGTTTTGGTGTGCATAACATGCAGTTGGGTATTATTGCCGCGGGTGCTGTTTTGCATTATCTAGATATTACACAACATCAGAAGCTCAGTCATATCTCTGGCCTAAGCCGGATTGAGGAGGAGCATTACGTTTGGCTCGACCGTTTTACTATCCGTAATCTCGAGTTGTTTGCGCCACTTCACGAAAGTGGAAAAGCTCTTATCAATGTGATCGATAAAACCATTACGCCAATGGGGTCGCGATTGCTGAAACGCTGGATGGCGTTGCCGTTAAAAGATATCGATCCGATAAACGAGCGGCTGGAAGTGGTGGAGCTGTTTCTGAAAGATACGGAAACCAAAGAAAACCTGGAAGAACACCTTCGTCAGATGGGCGATTTGGAACGATTGATATCAAAAGTTGCTGTCGGACGAATCAATCCGCGCGAAGTAATGCAGGTAAGAAATGCCCTGTCGGCAATTATTCCTATAAAAGCTGCTTGTGCCGATGTTGAGAATTCGGCTTTAAACCGTTTTGCCGAGCAGTTAAATCCTTGCGATTTGATACGGGAGCGCATTGAACAGCAAATTGTTGCCGATCCGCCAACGGCCATCAACAAAGGGAAAGTGATTGCTGAAGGTGTTTCTGAAGAACTGGATGATCTGCGGAAAATCGCTTACTCAGGAAAAGATTACCTGGCGCAAATTCAAAAACGTGAAAGCGAGAAACATGGAATTCCATCGCTTAAGATCAGCTTCAATAATGTTTTTGGTTATTACATCGAGGTGCGAAACACGCATAAAGATAAAGTGCCGGACGATTGGATTCGGAAACAAACGCTGGTAAGTGCCGAGCGATATATTACGGAAGAACTGAAAGAATACGAACAAAAAATTCTTGGTGCTGAGGAGAAAATTCAGGTTTTGGAAGGTAAGCTTTTTGGTGAGTTGATTTTTGCGTTGTCGGAATACATTTCGGCTATTCAGTTAAACTCGCATATTCTCGCCCAGATTGATTGTTTATTGTCGTATGCCACATGTGCGACATCTTATAAATATTTCCGACCGGAGGTGAATGATGCTACCTCAATTGAGATTAAAGAGGGGCGACATCCGGTAATCGAGCATCAGTTGCCAATTGGGGAATCTTACATTGCAAACGATGTAAAACTCGATCAGGAAGATCAGCAGATCATCATCATAACAGGTCCGAACATGGCCGGTAAATCGGCATTGTTACGTCAAACAGCATTAATTGTACTGATGGCGCAAATGGGATCGTTTGTTCCTGCCGAAGTGGCGAAAATCGGTTTTGTGGATAAAATCTTCACCCGTGTTGGTGCCTCGGATAATATTTCGCTTGGCGAATCAACATTTATGGTGGAGATGAACGAAGCGGCCAGTATTCTGAATAATGTTTCTGATCGCAGCCTGATTCTTTTCGACGAGCTGGGGCGCGGAACATCGACGTACGATGGTATTTCCATTGCCTGGTCGATTGTTGAGCATTTGCACGAACATGCATTTACCAAAGCAAAAACGCTGTTTGCCACGCACTATCACGAGCTCAATGAAATGGAAGGTGCTTTCCCGAGAGTGAAAAACTTTAACGTTTCCATAAAAGAGGTTGGTAACAAAGTTATCTTCCTACGAAAGCTGGTTCGTGGCGGTAGTAATCATAGTTTTGGTATCCATGTGGCAGGTATGGCCGGCATGCCAAAATCGGTAATTCAGCGTGCTGAACAGATATTGTCGAAGTTGGAAGGCGGAAAAGAAAAGGAAAGTTTAAGTAAACCATTAGAGGAGATTGGTGAAAACCGTGAGGGTATGCAGTTGAGCTTTTTTCAATTGGATGACCCTGTATTAAAGCAAATTAGAGACGAGATAGCGGGATTGGATGTGAATAATCTTACGCCAATAGAAGCCCTGAATAAGCTAAATGAAATAAAGAAATTGACAGGAATTTCTTAATGGACTTCAATAATTTTTGTCAGATAAAAAAATAGCAATATATTTGCATCGCTTTTGAAAAAGCAAGTTCATTAAAATATGCGAGAATAGCTCAGTTGGTAGAGCACGACCTTGCCAAGGTCGGGGTCGCGGGTTCGAGTCCCGTTTCTCGCTCATTCACGATAATCCAAAGGATGCCCGGGTGGTGGAATTGGTAGACACGTTGGACTTAAAATCCAATGATCATTATGATCGTGCGGGTTCAAGTCCCGCCTCGGGTACCATTTTTTGCGAGAATAGCTCAGTTGGTAGAGCACGACCTTGCCAAGGTCGGGGTCGCGGGTTCGAGTCCCGTTTCTCGCTCTTAAAAAGGCTTCATATTTTTTGTGAGGCCTTTTTTTGTTTCCCAACATTATTGCTATTTTCACATCCAACCAATTAAACTATATCATGCAAAAACGAAATCATCTATCAATTTTGGTACTGCTTCTATGTACCGTATTATTTTCATGTCAACCGGTGCAGCAAAAAACAGAACAGCAGGCCGACAGAGTACAATTTATTACCATCGATGGACCGGATCTAATCGCACCTAACGGTGAGAAATTCTTTATCCAGGGAATAAACCTCGGTAACTGGCTGAATCCGGAAGGTTATATGTTCAAGTTTCAAAAGACGAGTTCGGCACGGCTTATCGATAATATGTTTCGCGAAATGGTTGGTCCCGATTTTACCAACCAATTCTGGAAACAGTTTAAAGACAATTACATCACTCGCGAAGATATTCGCTACATAAAAAGTACTGGCGTAAATTCCATTCGCCTGCCGTTTCACTATAAGCTGTTTACCGATGAAGATTACATGGGACTGTACTCCAAACAGGATGGTTTTGCGCGCATCGACAGTTTGGTGGAGTGGTGCCGCGAATCGGAGCTGTACATTATTCTGGATATGCACGATGCTCCCGGTGGACAAACCGGAGCAAATATCGATGATAGTTATGGCTACCCTTGGTTAATGGTAAGCGAAGAGAGTCAGGATTTGTTTGTGGAGATCTGGCGAAAAATAGCCGATCGTTATAAAAACGAGCCAATGATTTTGGGCTACGATCTATTGAACGAACCCATAGCTACCTATTTCCCGGAAGATGAGGCGATGCTGAATAAACAACTGGAGCCGCTGTATATGAAGGCGGTTAAGGCCATTCGTGAGGTGGATACCAACCATATTGTTTTGCTGGGTGGTGCACAATGGAATGGTAATTTCAAAGTGTTTACCGACTCTAAATTCGATGATAAGATAATGTACACTTGTCACCGCTACTGGTGCGATACATTACAGGCAAATATTCAGGATTTTGTTGACTTCCGCGATTCAGTGAATCTTCCAATTTATATGGGCGAAACAGGCGAGAATACAGATGAGTGGATTGCTGCCTGGACCCGCCTGATGATCAGAAACAACATAGGTTACCATTACTGGCCCTATAAAAAAATGGGAAGTCCGCGTTGCATGGTAACTATCCCAACACCGGAAAAATGGGATGTAATTGTGGATTTTGCTGAAGGACCACGCGACACGTATGAGGCGGTGCAGGCAAACCGCCCTGATCAGGAATTGGTTAAAAAAGTGATGATGGAATATATTTCAAATTTGAAACTGGCCAAATGCGAGGTTAACGAAGGTTACATTCGGGCAATGGCGATGGAACCATAATTTTTAAAATGCTAAAATACGAGATAAAAAAAGCGTGCCATTGGCACGCTTTTCTTTTTTATTTTTTCGAGGTATTACGGAAATACATAACGTATGTTAAGACCAAAACCACCCCAGTCGAAAGTTGTTTCGTCAATTATCTCTAAGGAAGGACGGTAGTCCAATCCGAGGGCTATCGGAATATCGACAAAACGGTATTCGAGCCCAATTTCAAACGCTGCTCCCAGGTTAAAATTTGTATCACTGTCTTTTCTTCCATCCGAGTAGTAGATGTCTTCATCAAGAATTGCCAGGTATGGTCCAACACCCATGTACCAGTTAAATGCTTCGTCGCCAAGTGGGCGGTAAAGAAAATCCCAAAGCAAATCGGCGGCTACGCCATCGCCAAACGACAAGTCAGCATGTAAGCGGTTAAACTCTCCTGTCGAGAAAATACCGTCGATAGCTACACTTCCGGCAGAAACATCGCCAAAACGTACACCAATTTCCTGTGCATTTGCAGTACAAATTCCCGCAACAGCTATAACTGCTGTCAATAAAATCTTTTGTAATCTCTTTTTCATTGTAATTAAGTTTTCTGTATTAATATTATTTCCCTAGAATTTTAACCATGTCTCCTCTTTTTAGTTCATCGCTCAGTTTGTGGTTATTTAAAAGGGCCATCTCATCAAACTTGTCTTCCGGTACTTTATAATACTCAAAAGCATCTTTTAACGAAACCGAAGCACTTCTTATTGAGACAACTTTTATCCTGTCTGGTTGAACTGTTAGTTTCGATGTATCGGTAAGTTTTGCAAAGTTTTTCATTGTCGACTCAAATACCACTTGGTAAGTGTTAAATTTATCAATTAAACATAGCCCGTGAAAGGTATAAACCCTAGCATCTTTCTCGATAAAATACGACATAACTTTTACCGCCTGTTCATTTGTTTGGTCATCTGTAGCTTGTTGCGAAATGGTTGCCACCGCGCTAAGTCCGTTTATGTTTATTTTATTTTTATCGATTAAGGTGAGTTGTAAATCCGAAATTGTTTTTTCTGCTGCTGCATCAGCATCTTTCTCTTTTGCCATTTCGAAAATTATAGCTGCATTTTGGTCTTCAGGAACAATTTGTACCTGAAGTGGCGAGTTAACCAGTGTCCAGTTTTTCGGAATCGGAAATTGAAATGCCAGGTCAGGATGGTAGAACATGCTATTCTCAACAAATCCCTGACGTGGATTTTCGCCATACACAATTCCATCAATCATTTCCAGGTATTTATTTGTATTTACGGCGTATGATTGAGCCGGAAGTTGTGCCTGCCATTCTTCGGTTTTTTGATTTACCGCAATATTTCGTTGT
It contains:
- a CDS encoding M48 family metalloprotease: MKTIKTFSVILLIFSLVLLIPSCAVNPVTGQRQLMFMSEEQEIALGAQYDPTVISTFGLYDNEELLNFITEKGNEMGKISHRPNLQYHFRILDSPVVNAFAVPGGYIYLTRGILAQFNNEAELMGVLGHEMGHVTARHTAQQQTRQQLGQVALAAGAIAVPEVAKFANEAAAAMQLLFLSFSRANEREADRLGVEYSSKIGYDAHKMADFFEVLNKMQMASNHAGVPTWMSTHPDPGQRNIAVNQKTEEWQAQLPAQSYAVNTNKYLEMIDGIVYGENPRQGFVENSMFYHPDLAFQFPIPKNWTLVNSPLQVQIVPEDQNAAIIFEMAKEKDADAAAEKTISDLQLTLIDKNKININGLSAVATISQQATDDQTNEQAVKVMSYFIEKDARVYTFHGLCLIDKFNTYQVVFESTMKNFAKLTDTSKLTVQPDRIKVVSIRSASVSLKDAFEYYKVPEDKFDEMALLNNHKLSDELKRGDMVKILGK
- a CDS encoding DUF4105 domain-containing protein gives rise to the protein MNQIKRLLVVVFVALAFNGLAFQLSDQAKVSIITCSPGNEMYSVYGHSAIRVNDPRLNYDVAFNYGIFDFSSPNFLYRFCAGQTDYLLGAYRFDIFLNEYRHDKRSVFEQELNLTAKEKQAVVDFLVWNAQPENRVYRYNFFFDNCATRVRDVIADNVDGGITYADSASHKTLRTLIKDYHGKLLWLNFGIDFLVSADSDREATLEEEMFLPDYVMQHFSTAKRNDNGQNIAQPVQVLYQAPEQTQGPTWLWGPMVVFSLLLIVVAYLTWKQFKNGEMKPALDFILYGINGLGGLLLTWFTLYSEHPAMSPNYNLMWLVPVSLLYVIVSLRKKWRPALRHYHLIFAAWMIVFFVSAPFLPQKLHPVFFIMAATFFIRALAHSLLILKSLKAARK
- the ricT gene encoding regulatory iron-sulfur-containing complex subunit RicT, producing MAAPQTESREDYMSCNGCSFNNSTNSITQGYDWLSDLPDTTDKSDIVEVKFKSTRKEYFKNIENIPLKRGDRIVVATSPGHDVGEVTLTGYLAEKQFKLRIKNPSRYTLNTVYRKASENDLETLKMARNREKETMIQARQIANDLGLAMKIGDVEFRGDNKKAIFYYLAEGRVDFRELIKVYAREFRIKIEMKQIGARQEAGLIGGIGSCGRELCCSSWRTDFSSISSEAALKQGLSPSAQKMAGACGKLKCCLLYELDAYIEAGNEFPRELLDLELHSGIAKPFKTDYLKKEIWYGLEGSMGTTFNLSLKQVRDIIQKNKRGIKPEVHTLSSQPKEQNKMEVTLNESLDRFDNKKPPRNKKRRIKKGGRNFENRNNNPQNKQSASENNGNENNRKPNKRRNNNPNRKRKQGFKDKRGPAPKNEN
- a CDS encoding glycoside hydrolase family 5 protein, whose translation is MQKRNHLSILVLLLCTVLFSCQPVQQKTEQQADRVQFITIDGPDLIAPNGEKFFIQGINLGNWLNPEGYMFKFQKTSSARLIDNMFREMVGPDFTNQFWKQFKDNYITREDIRYIKSTGVNSIRLPFHYKLFTDEDYMGLYSKQDGFARIDSLVEWCRESELYIILDMHDAPGGQTGANIDDSYGYPWLMVSEESQDLFVEIWRKIADRYKNEPMILGYDLLNEPIATYFPEDEAMLNKQLEPLYMKAVKAIREVDTNHIVLLGGAQWNGNFKVFTDSKFDDKIMYTCHRYWCDTLQANIQDFVDFRDSVNLPIYMGETGENTDEWIAAWTRLMIRNNIGYHYWPYKKMGSPRCMVTIPTPEKWDVIVDFAEGPRDTYEAVQANRPDQELVKKVMMEYISNLKLAKCEVNEGYIRAMAMEP
- a CDS encoding response regulator produces the protein MLKNIKNPMSQEVLDALPADYYVINIHEKKILQTNDKRVAPGDSCYKVLFNKDKPCESKCDKCLCQQTHTFNDRSSFNISSITDGEKKYYRVRSSLINEQTVLVTLDDETEFLKKKEVFEFNAKRLERAEQLVQFGYWEYDLKKRRYTTSLGGQLIYGIKTNRVSFNEVQAFNLEEDKALFKRTFIDMTENKKGFDIKYKIKRLSDGEIRTLRAIGNLNSNETLAFGIVHDITEKEKIQQIRKEHQEYVTLLFENMSSAFAQHRIVTNDEGECVDAIIMDVNPFYEEFFNLRKEDVKNRSIREVFPHVEEEWMERFANVAFTGVPGNFTEYIPWVDKYVEVAVYAPQKGYFVTSINDVSQRVKSEKELKVAKEKAVESDRLKTLFLTNMSHEIRTPLNGILGFSNLLSQPGLTNENRLYYGKIIENSGKRLMTIIDDIIDVSMIQSDQIVINYRAFDVNELLLEIYTTHRKLNDTKLKRIKFNFKSTNVSSLIYSDRAKIYQVLNNLLDNAFKFTQHGKINFGVASITNEQVTFFVKDTGVGIKKEKQQYIFDSFRQAEEGQARAYEGFGLGLAIVSGIVEKLNGTVELNSEYGNGAEFKVILPRNNQKIATERSIENRSQHVAEKQVINRKRVVSFEDEPVSINLLRTIVERKGYDIVNFEDAGEGIEYIRRHSADLVLMDVRLPKMNGYDATRIIKQEFPEIPVVIQTAFAMLEDRKTAFEAGCDDLIAKPYTVDTINQKLNKYLVPDD
- the mutS gene encoding DNA mismatch repair protein MutS, which encodes MAKKEKKYVETPLMKQYYSIKDKHPDAVLLFRVGDFYETFGEDAIKAAEILGITLTRRANGAASYVELAGFPHHALDTYLPKLVRAGQRVAICEQLEDPKMTKKIVKRGITELVTPGVSINDNILENRENNFLASVHFDKKRAGIAFLDISTGEFLAAEGSFEYIDKLLNSFQPKEVLFQRGRGKEFNELFGTKFYTFNLEDWVYTDDAANDRLTRHFETSSLKGFGVHNMQLGIIAAGAVLHYLDITQHQKLSHISGLSRIEEEHYVWLDRFTIRNLELFAPLHESGKALINVIDKTITPMGSRLLKRWMALPLKDIDPINERLEVVELFLKDTETKENLEEHLRQMGDLERLISKVAVGRINPREVMQVRNALSAIIPIKAACADVENSALNRFAEQLNPCDLIRERIEQQIVADPPTAINKGKVIAEGVSEELDDLRKIAYSGKDYLAQIQKRESEKHGIPSLKISFNNVFGYYIEVRNTHKDKVPDDWIRKQTLVSAERYITEELKEYEQKILGAEEKIQVLEGKLFGELIFALSEYISAIQLNSHILAQIDCLLSYATCATSYKYFRPEVNDATSIEIKEGRHPVIEHQLPIGESYIANDVKLDQEDQQIIIITGPNMAGKSALLRQTALIVLMAQMGSFVPAEVAKIGFVDKIFTRVGASDNISLGESTFMVEMNEAASILNNVSDRSLILFDELGRGTSTYDGISIAWSIVEHLHEHAFTKAKTLFATHYHELNEMEGAFPRVKNFNVSIKEVGNKVIFLRKLVRGGSNHSFGIHVAGMAGMPKSVIQRAEQILSKLEGGKEKESLSKPLEEIGENREGMQLSFFQLDDPVLKQIRDEIAGLDVNNLTPIEALNKLNEIKKLTGIS